The following is a genomic window from Nicotiana tabacum cultivar K326 chromosome 3, ASM71507v2, whole genome shotgun sequence.
AGGATATGCATAGACAAATAGGCTTGTAAACTACAATAAAGAAATGCACAATGTTTTAGTGCTGGAAAACTTTTTTGGCACATGTTGGTGCAGTAAACAGGAGGGAAACTAGGCACAACGGGAAGACTTAGCTGCCATGTGACCGGTAGGTCAAGGGTTCAAGCCATGAAAACAGTAGCTTACAAAATAGCAAGGTAAAACTGTAGAAAAGACCCAATGTGGTCTGGTCCTTTTTTAGCGAGATCTTAGCGCACCAGGTTGATGCATTAAACAATAGCTTATCTATAGCTGGGGTAGGGCACATGGAGAGAACGAGTCCATTAAGGAGTAGATGAGTAAATATTATCGACAAAAGGGAAAAAACTAAAGGATAGAAATAGATATCCAACTTATAATCAACTGGCAATTTGTGACAGCAAAAAGTAGAATCTTTTCCTTCCATGAAGAAAACTTGGGGAAAATAACTGTAAGTGTTATTTCATCTCATGATTAGCTTTTACGTATAATTCAAATTTTTGAGACCAATAAGGTTTAGTTTTAACAAcgtaaattttttttcttttttgatcaaGAAAGCAATATGGATATCAAGAGGGATCCTGTTGAGCTGCATAAGAGAGTCCTATTCTACAGCATTTGAATGTTCCCTGGTATATAAGGGCCTATAGATTGATGTGGCAGGAAGAAACTATGGCAGGTTAGTATTAGAAAGCAGAGCAAAGTTTACGGGCAATCCCAATTTGAAGAGAAGGGATTCTTCTTTTAAATTCAAGTTTAGCACTTAGAGTAAAGAAATCTGTTGTTGGGTCATTTAGGCTTCTATCTTGGCCCATTTTTTAAAATGGCAAAGTTATGTATAATGGGGTTTGTTATGTTATAGGCATTCCATATTTTTGTTGGGGCTAATGTAAAGATGACTGCCATCTCAAAATAATTGTACATTAACTTATCAAAtgctccctctgtttcaatttatgtgtctTAGTTTGACTTAGCTCGGAGCTTAAGTAAGAAACTTCTAGATCTTGCAGTCTTAAACTAAAGATATGTGTAATGTACCAAGATGCCCTTAAATCTTGTGGTCTTAAATATGTCATGTGAAATGTTGGAGTTAAATAGTTACTAAAAATAGAAAGAGGCAGTCTTTTTGAAATAGACTAAAAGGAAAGTAagacacataaattgaaacggagggagtacataCATATAGTTGATTTTCATAAAGATAATAATGACAGCTGCATTAGCAATGCTTCCTTTTTTAATTGGTAATATTACGGTAACAATCATATTAGGCAattgtgattaactatttaacTTAATGTCATTTCCCTTTCAATAGATGAACTAGCATATTTAAGtatttacataaattttatatattgctTTTTACTTATATAGAGTAATGAAAATATTACACATTTCCATAGTATCACTATAAATTTACCATTTTGGAAGATAGAATTGTTTCGAGTATCATTTATTTCTTATGTCATTACATTTATTACTATTTTAATCAGGCTTTTACCCAGTTTGGAACTCTACTGTGCCGGTAGAACTTTTTGGTATCTAAAATTTTGATAGGACTCACAAGAGTCCATATGTGGAAAagtataactttttttttttttgcaccgggtgtccgagtctcttagagccccgactaatcccgggggtgcacaggccctcgACAAGGAGTTTCTcgcaagtgcaccacggttaattcaggttttacccagtccgatggccctcagaaattgtttgcacccagtgggtttcgaacttgagaccttgaCAGGGAGCAAAcccaaggctcaagtcaattgccaccaggCCAACCCCTGAGGGTTGAAAAGTATAACTTTAAAAGGTAATCATTAATACCATGTGGATTATGAAGCACATACCTCGCATGATTAGTTTCAAGACTGCCATTCACCCTGTATTCAAAATCCGCAAGCATTTTTGACAGCTCATGCACCGTACAAATTACTGTTTCCATCTGCTTTCTTTGCTCAATTTCTTTGGTTTCATTTAAGGCCAAAATGTTCTGCCTCTCCTCAGAAACAGCAAGGACCACCTTTGTTTTGTCATCAGCTTCTTTTAACTCCTGCACCTTCTCTACAAGCTTTTGATTTAACTGGTGGGTCACCTCCTTCAGTACTTCAATTTGCTCCAATGCTTCTGCCAATTGACTCTTTACTGCATCTAACTCTATATTGTTCTCAGAAACTAATCTTTGCTGCCTACTTGCATGTTCTCTCACAGCATTGAGCTCTTGAGTTACCAACTGAAAATGTTCCTTCTCCTTTGCTAGAGCAGTTGATGCATCTCTTGCTAATTTGTCCTTTTCATCCACTGACGTTTCGAGCTGATAAATCATTTGCTTTAGTTTTTCCTTCTCTTCAACCTCCAATGTTAATTCATATTCCCTCTGAATAGCTTTCATCTCAAGAAATATCCGACCTTCATTTTCATTCAAATAATCCTGGTACAATTCTTTGAGCTTGTCCTGAGCATCCTTGATTCCTTCACTGAAAATCACTCCATAAAGATCTTGCACTATCAGACACTCTAACTCTGAATCTTCAAGTTCAAATTTGCTGGTACTTTCGGCATTAATGTAAGCTTCcctcaaaataatatcataaattCCATTCATAATATGAAACTCCATGCTTGACTCATCAGCTTCTCTGCCTTTCTTTCTAATGAGATCCCTCAGAAAACATGTATACACTTCTTCCCGGACTGAAGCTGCTATCTGTAAGTCTTCCACAACTAAATTGATATCATCTATTTGCTTTAGCATGTTAACTTCAGCAAAAGACTGTTGCCGACTCTTCTCAGCAGCGCTGGAAATTTCGGACAACATACACTTCACGTCATTTTCCTTATCTCTAAGCAATTCGTTTAGCTGACGATTTTCCGAAAGAAGGCTGTCGATTCTGTCCTTCAAATTGTCTAAACTTTCAGCTTTCTGAGTAAATTCAGGACAGTTTTTATTCTTTACAAGGATATCGTCCAATTTCAATATAACTTCTGGGATCTTCTTTCTTAGAAAATCAAACTCCCCCTGATCCGTCTTATGCGGCACAATAGACCCCCTTCCTATAAGATTTAGATATTCGCGTCTTAGAGCAAAGTAGTCATCAGTTTTCTTTTCCAGAATGGACTCGTGTTCTCTCTTCATCTTTGTCATCATATTATTaaaatagtccaccatttccTCCCGTGACATGTGTTTCAATGAGGCAGCTTCAAACTTCTCGGGTATATCACTTTTTGAATCCTCCAGCCACCCTTTTTCCTCCCAAATAGATTTTGAAGATGCCACATGCTCACTTGACATCTTGCGGTGAAAGTGGTCCACATCCTGAGATCCATGTAATGTCAGACGCCCTGTTTCTGTACTTGACAATGACTTCAATATAATCTCTATACCATTCCGCAAACTAGAGATCTCATTCAACTTCTCAATTCGAATGTCACGTGATTGATGATACTGATCCCACAATTTGTCCTCAAAACCTTCCTGCATGCCCCGGATCAGACTCTGCATCACCACAGCATCAAGCTCCGATTCAATTAGATGCTCCTCCTGCCACTGCCCCATTGATGTCTTGGACAACTGTATCATTTCATCCATCCGTATGAAAATGGCCTCCATGGTCATTTTCAGATTCTTCAGTGTTTTGTCGACGTGTACCCAACTCTCAGATTCCTTCTCTCGCAAAATGCCACCAAGACCCACCAACTCTGAACAAGAACCACTCCTTCTGAAAGAGCTGAAGCCTCTAACCCTATCAATTCCCTTCTTCAGCTTCTTGAACTGATCCTTGGTTGAGTTTCTTAGCCCATCCAGAATTTCTCTCAACTTCTCATGTTCCAGAAAAACATCAGATGAAGTCCAATGCTTCTGAGAATTCAAACCCTCTAGCTCATCCCCTAACACAGGTGACCCCAAAGATTCAGTTTTACTCAGACCCACATCGTGAAATTGCAAATACTCCTTCAGCTTGGCTAATTCCATTTCCTTAGAAATCATTCTCTCATCCGCCTCTTGTTCCACAGCACGTACAATTCCCTTAACAACAGAGTTACTCACCATCCTCGACACCATCATCCGGTCATTGATATCTTCCCAATACAAGTCAAAGTCCTCCAAAATTTCATCACCCAAATTCTCACTTCCGCTTCCACCATTCACCATTCTCTCAG
Proteins encoded in this region:
- the LOC107802801 gene encoding WPP domain-associated protein-like, whose product is MGITEVLENGGAGNGNGINSCGGNAYVGTSNSGPERMVNGGSGSENLGDEILEDFDLYWEDINDRMMVSRMVSNSVVKGIVRAVEQEADERMISKEMELAKLKEYLQFHDVGLSKTESLGSPVLGDELEGLNSQKHWTSSDVFLEHEKLREILDGLRNSTKDQFKKLKKGIDRVRGFSSFRRSGSCSELVGLGGILREKESESWVHVDKTLKNLKMTMEAIFIRMDEMIQLSKTSMGQWQEEHLIESELDAVVMQSLIRGMQEGFEDKLWDQYHQSRDIRIEKLNEISSLRNGIEIILKSLSSTETGRLTLHGSQDVDHFHRKMSSEHVASSKSIWEEKGWLEDSKSDIPEKFEAASLKHMSREEMVDYFNNMMTKMKREHESILEKKTDDYFALRREYLNLIGRGSIVPHKTDQGEFDFLRKKIPEVILKLDDILVKNKNCPEFTQKAESLDNLKDRIDSLLSENRQLNELLRDKENDVKCMLSEISSAAEKSRQQSFAEVNMLKQIDDINLVVEDLQIAASVREEVYTCFLRDLIRKKGREADESSMEFHIMNGIYDIILREAYINAESTSKFELEDSELECLIVQDLYGVIFSEGIKDAQDKLKELYQDYLNENEGRIFLEMKAIQREYELTLEVEEKEKLKQMIYQLETSVDEKDKLARDASTALAKEKEHFQLVTQELNAVREHASRQQRLVSENNIELDAVKSQLAEALEQIEVLKEVTHQLNQKLVEKVQELKEADDKTKVVLAVSEERQNILALNETKEIEQRKQMETVICTVHELSKMLADFEYRVNGSLETNHARLEHSSCQLNSLAKKTNSLRRTVLLYRQRLEKRCSDLQKAEAEVDLLGDEVDTLLRLLEKIYIALDHYSPVLQHYPGIIEILKLIRKELRGDSAKPVK